A single genomic interval of Suncus etruscus isolate mSunEtr1 chromosome 12, mSunEtr1.pri.cur, whole genome shotgun sequence harbors:
- the LOC126024240 gene encoding putative speedy protein E21, whose product MASSSTRSNAELEQKIKRRRGKKERSKEIKTASEKSLSPAPNASSIKGPPKLEPSRKQTKRVVWTINQSEDTKLWMSKPRSSSYRPEDLEAFFRLLEDPISQSLLEADIYFKVSDKYLLSMVVEYFGRVGLPGHIYNRIHFFLALYIASDMEEDDPISKWSIFHTLLGKGFLDEIANTFLKMRMEFFYSMGYRAWFSRELCEEIQAQNPQHWVWSRVRQCSP is encoded by the exons ATGGCCTCCAGTTCTACAAGATCTAATGCTGAACTTGAGCAGAAAATCAAAAGGAGGAGAGGCAAGAAGGAGAGGTCCAAAGAGATTAAGACAG CCAGTGAGAAAAGCCTGTCGCCTGCTCCTAATGCCTCCTCCATCAAAGGGCCCCCAAAACTGGAACCTAGCAGGAAACAAACAAAGAGGGTTGTATGGACCATCAATCAGTCGGAAGACACAAAGCTGTGGATGAGCAAACCAAGGAGCTCCAGCTATCGTCCTGAAGACCTGGAAGCCTTCTTCAGACTTCTAG AGGATCCCATCAGCCAGAGCCTCTTGGAAGCTGATATTTACTTCAAAGTGTCTGACAAG TACCTGCTTTCCATGGTGGTGGAGTATTTCGGCCGTGTTGGGCTGCCTGGACACATCTACAACAGGATCCACTTCTTTCTGGCCCT GTACATCGCCTCGGACATGGAAGAGGACGACCCCATCTCCAAGTGGAGCATCTTCCACACCCTGCTGGGCAAGGGATTCTTGGATGAAATAGCCAACACGTTCCTGAAGATGAGGATGGAGTTCTTTTACTCAATGGGCTATCGAGCATGGTTTAGCCGCGAGCTCTGTGAGGAG ATCCAGGCACAGAATCCACAGCACTGGGTCTGGAGCCGGGTGCGCCAGTGCAGCCCCTAG